In Amycolatopsis endophytica, the following are encoded in one genomic region:
- a CDS encoding S1 family peptidase, giving the protein MRKSIATIAAAAALATSGLATAEAATPLIIGGSTVSSAPWGAQIYWDDATAFDGFECSGTIIAPQWVLTAQHCLNEPGMHVKVGDVALGEGTGADVDRQVASPDGDMALLHLTSSVDTTYMELADAAPSPGDTNEIYGWGRTENDSPPSDTLKTATVEVTGTSSDAYNGEAIASRGVDGSSWHGDSGGPQLADGKQVGVCSTGENSGSDINGTQNYASVAANRDWIRGTAGV; this is encoded by the coding sequence ATGCGCAAATCGATCGCGACGATCGCGGCGGCGGCCGCACTCGCCACGTCCGGACTGGCCACAGCGGAGGCCGCGACACCCCTGATCATCGGGGGCAGCACGGTTTCCTCCGCACCGTGGGGCGCGCAGATCTACTGGGACGACGCGACCGCTTTCGACGGTTTCGAATGCTCCGGCACGATTATCGCACCGCAGTGGGTGTTGACCGCGCAGCATTGTCTGAACGAGCCCGGAATGCACGTGAAGGTCGGGGATGTGGCACTCGGCGAGGGCACCGGGGCCGATGTCGACCGGCAGGTCGCCTCGCCGGACGGGGACATGGCGCTGCTGCACCTGACCAGCTCGGTCGACACCACGTACATGGAGCTGGCCGACGCGGCGCCGTCGCCGGGCGACACCAACGAGATCTACGGCTGGGGCCGCACCGAGAACGACAGCCCGCCGTCGGACACGCTCAAGACCGCGACGGTCGAGGTGACCGGCACGAGCTCGGACGCCTACAACGGTGAGGCGATCGCCAGCCGCGGCGTCGACGGCTCGTCCTGGCACGGCGACTCGGGGGGCCCGCAGCTCGCCGACGGCAAGCAGGTGGGCGTGTGCTCGACCGGCGAGAACTCCGGTTCGGACATCAACGGCACGCAGAACTACGCCAGCGTGGCCGCCAACCGCGACTGGATCCGCGGCACCGCGGGCGTCTAA
- a CDS encoding type VII secretion protein EccE: MTAADAGVSAGGGTGPRAPRTRRITVAPFVLPISFAQIAVWECALIAVLLAVQGVLPAKLVVTALALVVVAGTSVRFAGRHLAGWALTWVSYRLLQHDERRQAADPLRVLAHDFRLRQHVDRAGNRFGVAGVGDGWTAVIRLRAGVEPDVARVLDLLRAACENPEIPLSGAQLLVRTSFGERTYLVAVRFREHDAPLAALARGGGEPGELRATTRAALALMGALAKAGYGSTLLEAGELATELRASLGTDFPSRTPITDGWRSWSAGGVTQAGFAPLTREDVPVLLTTTSDGAALTVTSYTLRRNRFGRLTDEVTLRLARYAGSRRPPRTRDLGVPVVPLYGRHASAVRRTLPLALPG; this comes from the coding sequence TTGACCGCTGCCGACGCGGGGGTCTCCGCCGGTGGCGGGACCGGCCCCCGAGCACCCCGGACCCGCCGGATCACCGTGGCGCCGTTCGTGCTGCCGATCTCCTTCGCGCAGATCGCGGTCTGGGAGTGCGCGCTGATCGCGGTCCTCCTCGCCGTCCAGGGCGTGCTGCCCGCGAAGCTCGTCGTCACCGCGCTGGCGCTCGTGGTCGTCGCCGGCACGTCGGTGCGGTTCGCGGGACGGCACCTGGCCGGCTGGGCGCTGACGTGGGTGTCCTACCGGCTGCTCCAGCACGACGAACGCCGCCAGGCCGCCGATCCGCTGCGGGTGCTCGCGCACGACTTCCGGTTGCGGCAGCACGTCGACCGCGCCGGGAACCGGTTCGGCGTGGCCGGGGTCGGCGACGGCTGGACCGCGGTCATCCGGCTGCGTGCGGGCGTCGAGCCGGACGTGGCGCGGGTCCTCGACCTCCTGCGGGCCGCCTGCGAGAACCCGGAGATCCCGTTGTCGGGCGCGCAACTGCTGGTGCGCACCAGTTTCGGTGAGCGGACGTACCTGGTGGCCGTGCGCTTCCGCGAGCACGACGCGCCGCTGGCCGCGCTGGCCCGCGGCGGCGGTGAGCCCGGCGAGCTGCGCGCGACCACGAGGGCCGCGCTGGCACTGATGGGCGCCCTCGCCAAGGCCGGGTACGGCAGCACGCTGCTGGAGGCCGGCGAACTCGCGACCGAACTGCGCGCCAGCCTCGGCACCGACTTCCCCTCCCGCACCCCGATCACCGACGGGTGGCGGTCGTGGTCGGCCGGGGGCGTCACGCAGGCCGGGTTCGCGCCGCTGACCCGCGAAGACGTGCCCGTGCTGCTGACCACGACCTCCGACGGCGCGGCACTGACGGTCACCTCGTACACCTTGCGGCGCAACCGTTTCGGGCGACTCACGGACGAGGTGACGCTGCGACTGGCGCGCTACGCCGGCTCCCGGCGCCCGCCCCGCACGCGGGACCTCGGAGTGCCGGTCGTGCCGCTCTACGGACGGCACGCCTCCGCGGTGCGCCGCACCCTGCCGCTCGCCCTGCCCGGCTAG
- a CDS encoding LuxR C-terminal-related transcriptional regulator encodes MAANEGGPIRVGVIEDHPLYRYAVANVLSAAPDVELGPVAESVADFATAQEPGGCVVVLDLKLRGVTDSQAVQEVVRMGHKVLVVSAHAGQDEVLGAISAGARGYLSKDADGDDILHAIREIAAGNSYVSPTLASYLLDSTRPRAGVKSVLSDRERQVLSLVAAGERDADIAETMSISVRTVRSYLDRIRDKTGRRRRPELTRLAIEEGMA; translated from the coding sequence ATGGCCGCGAACGAGGGCGGGCCCATCCGGGTCGGCGTCATCGAGGACCACCCGCTGTACCGCTACGCGGTGGCGAACGTGCTGTCCGCCGCGCCCGACGTCGAGCTGGGCCCCGTCGCGGAATCGGTCGCCGACTTCGCCACCGCCCAGGAGCCCGGCGGCTGCGTGGTGGTGCTCGACCTCAAATTGCGCGGCGTGACGGACTCGCAGGCGGTGCAGGAGGTGGTGCGGATGGGGCACAAGGTGCTGGTGGTCTCCGCGCATGCCGGCCAGGACGAGGTGCTCGGCGCGATCTCCGCGGGCGCCCGCGGATACCTGTCGAAGGACGCCGACGGTGACGACATCCTCCACGCGATCCGCGAAATCGCCGCGGGCAACTCCTACGTGTCGCCGACGCTCGCGTCCTACCTGCTGGACTCCACCCGGCCGCGCGCCGGTGTGAAAAGCGTCCTGTCCGACCGCGAACGCCAGGTGCTGTCCCTGGTCGCCGCGGGCGAACGGGACGCCGACATCGCCGAGACGATGTCGATCAGCGTCCGCACCGTGCGCTCCTACCTCGACCGCATCCGCGACAAGACGGGCCGTCGCCGCCGCCCCGAACTCACCCGGCTGGCCATCGAAGAGGGGATGGCCTAA
- a CDS encoding carbon-nitrogen hydrolase family protein, whose amino-acid sequence MLRIGLCQLTSSAEPAENLAPIREGVARAAGEGARVVVFPEAAMARFGVPLGPVAEPLDGPWAKSVASIADEHGVLVVAGMFTPHEDGRVRNTLLITGLGHHTGYHKIHLYDAFGFRESDTVAPGGEPVTVQVDGVTLGFATCYDVRFPELFRALADRGASAVVLPTSWGAGEGKRDQWEVLVRARALDSGCWVLGCGQADPVAAGVEVNPKAPTGIGYSTVADGFGRVRAQLGAGPESVVVDVDPEVTDKARNATGALANRRL is encoded by the coding sequence GTGCTCCGGATCGGCTTGTGCCAGCTCACATCGAGTGCCGAGCCCGCGGAGAACCTGGCCCCGATACGCGAGGGCGTGGCGCGCGCGGCGGGCGAGGGCGCCAGGGTCGTCGTGTTCCCGGAGGCCGCGATGGCGCGGTTCGGGGTGCCGCTCGGGCCGGTCGCTGAGCCGCTGGACGGGCCGTGGGCCAAGTCGGTGGCCTCGATCGCGGACGAGCACGGTGTGCTGGTGGTGGCGGGCATGTTCACCCCGCACGAGGACGGCCGGGTGCGCAACACACTGCTCATCACCGGGCTGGGGCACCACACCGGCTACCACAAGATCCACCTCTACGACGCGTTCGGCTTCCGCGAGTCCGACACGGTCGCGCCGGGCGGAGAGCCGGTGACGGTCCAGGTCGACGGCGTCACGCTGGGCTTCGCCACCTGCTACGACGTGCGGTTCCCGGAGCTGTTCCGCGCGCTGGCCGACCGGGGCGCGTCCGCGGTCGTGCTGCCCACGTCGTGGGGTGCGGGCGAGGGCAAGCGCGACCAGTGGGAGGTGCTGGTGCGGGCGCGGGCGCTCGACTCCGGCTGCTGGGTGCTGGGCTGCGGGCAGGCGGATCCGGTGGCCGCGGGCGTCGAGGTGAACCCGAAGGCGCCGACGGGCATCGGGTACTCGACCGTGGCCGACGGGTTCGGGCGCGTGCGCGCCCAGCTGGGCGCGGGGCCGGAATCGGTGGTCGTGGACGTGGACCCGGAGGTCACGGACAAGGCCCGCAACGCGACGGGCGCACTGGCCAACCGGCGGCTTTAG